The Streptomyces tendae genome has a window encoding:
- a CDS encoding TerD family protein, with protein MTVNMTKGQAISLQKNDGGSLTAVRMGLGWQAAPRRGLFGSRTREIDLDASAVLFADKQPVDVVFFRHLVSDDGSVRHTGDNLVGGVGQGGDDEAILVDLSRVPVHIDQIVFTVNSFTGQTFQEVQNAFCRLVDETNGQELARYTLAGGGAFTAQIMAKVHRVGPGWSMTALGNPANGRTFQDLMPAILPVL; from the coding sequence GTGACCGTCAACATGACCAAGGGTCAGGCCATCAGTCTGCAGAAGAACGACGGCGGCAGCCTGACCGCGGTGCGCATGGGTCTCGGCTGGCAGGCGGCTCCCCGTCGCGGCCTGTTCGGCTCGCGCACCCGGGAGATCGACCTGGACGCCTCCGCCGTCCTGTTCGCCGACAAGCAGCCGGTCGACGTCGTCTTCTTCCGTCACCTGGTGAGCGACGACGGCTCCGTGCGTCACACCGGTGACAACCTCGTCGGCGGTGTCGGCCAGGGCGGCGACGACGAGGCCATCCTCGTGGACCTGTCGCGCGTCCCGGTCCACATCGACCAGATCGTCTTCACCGTGAACTCCTTCACGGGCCAGACGTTCCAGGAGGTGCAGAACGCCTTCTGCCGCCTGGTCGACGAGACCAACGGCCAGGAGCTCGCCCGCTACACGCTCGCGGGCGGTGGCGCCTTCACCGCCCAGATCATGGCCAAGGTGCACCGCGTCGGACCGGGCTGGTCGATGACGGCCCTCGGCAACCCGGCCAACGGCCGCACCTTCCAGGACCTGATGCCGGCCATCCTGCCGGTCCTCTAG
- the uvrB gene encoding excinuclease ABC subunit UvrB, with the protein MRPVSKIERTVAPFEVVSPYQPNGDQPAAIAELARRIEAGEQDVVLLGATGTGKSATTAWMIEKLQRPTLVMAPNKTLAAQLANEFRELLPNNAVEYFVSYYDYYQPEAYVPQSDTYIEKDSSINEEVERLRHSATNSLLTRRDVVVVASVSCIYGLGTPQEYVDRMVPLRVGDEFDRDELLRRFVDIQYTRNDMAFTRGTFRVRGDTIEIFPVYEELAVRIEMFGDEIEALSTLHPLTGEIISDDQQLYVFPASHYVAGPERLERAVNDIEKELVERLTELEKQGKLLEAQRLRMRTTYDIEMLRQIGSCSGVENYSMHFDGRSPGSPPNTLLDYFPDDFLLVIDESHVTVPQIGAMYEGDASRKRTLVDHGFRLPSALDNRPLKWEEFQERVGQTVYLSATPGQYELSRSDGFVEQIIRPTGLVDPEVVVKPTEGQIDDLVHEIRTRVEKDERVLVTTLTKKMAEDLTDYFLELGIQVRYLHSDVDTLRRVELLRELRSGEYDVLVGINLLREGLDLPEVSLVAILDADKEGFLRSGTSLIQTIGRAARNVSGQVHMYADKITPAMERAIEETNRRREKQIAYNQANGIDPQPLRKKINDIVAQIAREDIDTEQLLGSGYRQAKKDGGGTKAPVPALGKAAKGAKNAKGAKAKAAETVPTDRPAAELAGQIEELTTRMRAAAADLQFEIAARLRDEVSEMKKELRQMQEAGLS; encoded by the coding sequence ATGCGGCCCGTTTCCAAGATCGAACGCACGGTGGCGCCCTTCGAGGTCGTCAGCCCCTACCAGCCCAACGGCGACCAGCCCGCGGCCATCGCCGAGCTCGCCCGGCGCATCGAGGCGGGCGAGCAGGACGTCGTCCTGCTCGGCGCCACCGGCACCGGCAAGTCCGCCACCACCGCGTGGATGATCGAGAAGCTCCAGCGCCCCACCCTGGTCATGGCGCCGAACAAGACCCTGGCCGCCCAGCTGGCCAACGAGTTCCGCGAGCTGCTGCCGAACAACGCGGTCGAGTACTTCGTCTCGTACTACGACTACTACCAGCCCGAGGCGTACGTCCCTCAGTCGGACACCTACATCGAGAAGGACTCCTCGATCAACGAGGAAGTCGAGCGGCTGCGGCACTCGGCGACCAACTCGCTGCTCACCCGCCGCGACGTCGTCGTGGTCGCCTCCGTCTCCTGCATCTACGGCCTGGGCACACCGCAGGAGTACGTGGACCGCATGGTGCCCCTCCGCGTCGGCGACGAGTTCGACCGCGACGAGCTGCTGCGCCGCTTCGTGGACATCCAGTACACGCGCAACGACATGGCCTTCACCCGCGGCACCTTCCGCGTCCGGGGCGACACCATCGAGATCTTCCCGGTCTACGAGGAGCTCGCCGTCCGCATCGAGATGTTCGGCGACGAGATCGAGGCGCTGTCCACGCTGCACCCGCTCACCGGCGAGATCATCAGCGACGACCAGCAGCTCTACGTCTTCCCCGCCTCCCACTACGTCGCCGGCCCCGAGCGTCTGGAGCGCGCGGTCAACGACATCGAGAAGGAGCTCGTCGAGCGCCTCACGGAGCTGGAGAAGCAGGGCAAGCTGCTGGAGGCCCAGCGGCTGCGCATGCGGACCACCTACGACATCGAGATGCTCCGCCAGATCGGCTCCTGCTCCGGCGTGGAGAACTACTCGATGCACTTCGACGGCCGCTCCCCGGGCTCCCCGCCCAACACCCTGCTGGACTACTTCCCGGACGACTTCCTGCTCGTCATCGACGAGTCGCACGTCACCGTGCCGCAGATCGGCGCCATGTACGAGGGCGACGCCTCCCGCAAGCGCACCCTCGTCGACCACGGCTTCCGGCTGCCCTCCGCCCTGGACAACCGCCCGCTGAAGTGGGAGGAATTCCAGGAGCGCGTCGGTCAGACCGTCTACCTGTCGGCCACCCCCGGGCAGTACGAGCTCTCCCGCTCCGACGGCTTCGTCGAGCAGATCATCCGCCCGACCGGGCTCGTCGACCCCGAGGTCGTCGTCAAGCCCACCGAGGGCCAGATCGACGACCTGGTCCACGAGATCCGCACCCGCGTGGAGAAGGACGAGCGCGTCCTGGTCACCACGCTCACCAAGAAGATGGCCGAGGACCTCACGGACTACTTCCTCGAGCTCGGCATCCAGGTGCGCTACCTGCACAGCGACGTCGACACCCTGCGCCGCGTGGAACTGCTGCGGGAACTGCGCAGCGGCGAGTACGACGTCCTCGTCGGCATCAACCTGCTGCGCGAGGGGCTCGACCTGCCCGAGGTCTCCCTGGTGGCGATCCTAGACGCCGACAAGGAAGGTTTCCTGCGGTCCGGCACCTCCCTCATCCAGACCATCGGCCGCGCGGCGCGCAACGTCTCCGGCCAGGTCCACATGTACGCCGACAAGATCACGCCGGCGATGGAGAGGGCCATCGAGGAGACCAACCGCCGCCGGGAGAAGCAGATCGCCTACAACCAGGCGAACGGCATCGACCCGCAGCCCCTGCGCAAGAAGATCAACGACATCGTCGCGCAGATCGCCCGCGAGGACATCGACACCGAGCAGCTGCTCGGCTCGGGCTACCGCCAGGCCAAGAAGGACGGCGGCGGCACCAAGGCACCCGTGCCGGCCCTCGGCAAGGCGGCCAAGGGCGCGAAGAACGCCAAGGGTGCCAAGGCCAAGGCCGCCGAGACCGTGCCCACCGACCGTCCCGCCGCCGAACTCGCCGGGCAGATCGAGGAACTCACCACACGGATGCGGGCCGCCGCTGCCGACCTGCAGTTCGAGATCGCGGCACGGCTGCGCGACGAGGTGTCGGAGATGAAGAAGGAACTGCGGCAGATGCAGGAGGCGGGTCTGTCCTGA
- a CDS encoding MHYT domain-containing protein, whose translation MQGTVDGFSYGMVTPLVAYLMACLGGALGLRCTTRAGLAPRSWRPGWLALGAASIGAGIWTMHFIAMMGFTVEGTPIRYDRAMTFASLAVAVVMVGVGIFIVGYKGATGTALFTGGTVTGLGMASMHYLGMASMSLDGQLEYNTLTVAASVAVAMAAASAALWAAGQARGFLWSVGASLVMGLAVTGMHYLGMAAVDVHVHGTVAPDTGDSAAALLGPMMIGPLAVLVLAGVVVVFDPLVVMGRPAAPATDPRPGIPAHSPAHHPSPRARLSARGPVEHRSRTPQRR comes from the coding sequence ATGCAAGGCACGGTCGACGGATTCAGTTACGGCATGGTCACACCCTTGGTGGCCTATCTCATGGCCTGCCTCGGCGGAGCGCTCGGGTTGCGCTGCACCACCCGGGCCGGGCTGGCGCCCCGCTCCTGGCGCCCCGGCTGGCTCGCCCTCGGCGCGGCGTCCATCGGCGCGGGCATCTGGACGATGCACTTCATCGCGATGATGGGCTTCACTGTCGAGGGCACGCCGATCCGCTACGACCGCGCGATGACCTTCGCGAGCCTGGCCGTCGCCGTCGTCATGGTGGGCGTCGGCATCTTCATCGTCGGCTACAAGGGCGCCACCGGGACGGCCCTGTTCACCGGGGGGACCGTCACCGGTCTCGGCATGGCCTCCATGCACTACCTCGGCATGGCCTCCATGAGCCTCGACGGACAGCTGGAGTACAACACCCTCACCGTCGCCGCCTCCGTGGCCGTCGCCATGGCCGCCGCCAGCGCCGCCCTGTGGGCTGCCGGCCAGGCCAGGGGCTTCCTGTGGAGTGTGGGCGCGAGCCTGGTCATGGGCCTCGCGGTCACCGGAATGCACTATCTCGGCATGGCCGCCGTCGACGTCCACGTGCACGGCACGGTCGCGCCCGACACCGGAGATTCCGCGGCCGCGCTGCTCGGCCCCATGATGATCGGCCCGCTCGCCGTCCTCGTCCTGGCGGGCGTCGTGGTGGTCTTCGACCCGCTGGTGGTCATGGGCCGGCCCGCGGCGCCCGCCACCGACCCCCGCCCCGGCATACCCGCCCACTCCCCGGCCCACCACCCCTCACCGCGCGCCCGGCTGAGCGCCCGCGGCCCCGTGGAACACCGCTCCCGCACCCCCCAGCGACGCTGA
- a CDS encoding glycerophosphodiester phosphodiesterase has translation MHARAVAASTTALLGTTAFLLPLSPARAADGTATAPVVVAHRGASGYAPENTLAAVDKAAALGTAWVENDVQRTKDGELVVVHDDSLQRTTDVEEVFPDRAPWKVKDFTAAEIARLDAGGWFDPAYAGARVPTLEQFVHRVDQHRQKLLLEIKNPELYPGIERDILKVLDNEGWLDRAHVQQRLIVQSFSTDSVRTVHELKPEVKTGFLGTPPVADLPVYAAFADQINPSHSSLTAAYVSAVHGFEGAHGKRLETFTWTVNDAAAARRVAGFGVDGIITNRPDVVRDAVEG, from the coding sequence ATGCACGCCCGTGCTGTCGCCGCATCGACCACCGCGCTCCTGGGAACCACCGCCTTCCTCCTCCCGCTCTCCCCCGCCCGGGCCGCCGACGGCACCGCCACCGCTCCGGTCGTCGTCGCCCACCGTGGCGCCTCCGGGTACGCCCCGGAGAACACGCTGGCGGCCGTCGACAAGGCGGCCGCCCTGGGCACCGCGTGGGTGGAGAACGACGTCCAGCGCACCAAGGACGGTGAGCTCGTCGTCGTCCACGACGACAGCCTGCAGCGCACCACCGACGTCGAGGAGGTCTTCCCCGACCGGGCGCCGTGGAAGGTGAAGGACTTCACGGCCGCCGAGATCGCCCGCCTGGACGCCGGCGGCTGGTTCGACCCCGCGTACGCGGGCGCGCGCGTGCCGACACTGGAGCAGTTCGTGCACCGGGTCGACCAGCACCGGCAGAAACTGCTGCTGGAGATCAAGAATCCGGAGCTGTACCCCGGCATCGAGCGGGACATCCTCAAGGTCCTCGACAACGAGGGGTGGCTCGACCGCGCGCACGTGCAGCAGCGGCTGATCGTGCAGAGCTTCAGCACGGACAGCGTGCGTACGGTCCACGAGCTGAAGCCCGAGGTGAAGACCGGCTTCCTCGGGACGCCGCCGGTCGCCGACCTGCCCGTGTACGCGGCCTTCGCCGACCAGATCAACCCGTCGCACAGCTCCCTCACCGCCGCCTACGTCAGCGCGGTGCACGGCTTCGAGGGCGCGCACGGCAAGCGGCTGGAGACGTTCACCTGGACGGTGAACGACGCGGCCGCCGCCCGGCGGGTGGCCGGGTTCGGGGTGGACGGGATCATCACCAACCGTCCCGACGTGGTGCGCGACGCGGTGGAGGGCTGA
- a CDS encoding methylated-DNA--[protein]-cysteine S-methyltransferase: MDSDGRYEPRVVWAVVDSGVGPLLLAATREGLVNVVFHATGKVRDRAVERLASRLGCEPVEEPGSPLLAEAIRQFRAYFAGERDSFELPLDWSLISGFNREVLRELARGVPFGTVVGYGDLAGRVGQPGAAQAVGMAMGANPLPVVVPCHRVVESGGGIGGFGGGLEAKRRLLALEGVLPEPLF, encoded by the coding sequence ATGGACAGCGATGGGCGGTACGAGCCGCGGGTCGTGTGGGCCGTCGTGGACAGCGGCGTCGGCCCGCTGCTGCTGGCCGCGACCCGCGAGGGCCTGGTCAACGTCGTGTTCCACGCAACCGGCAAGGTCCGCGACAGGGCTGTGGAGCGGCTGGCCTCCCGCCTCGGCTGCGAACCCGTGGAGGAACCCGGCTCTCCGCTGCTGGCCGAGGCGATACGCCAGTTCCGCGCCTACTTCGCGGGTGAGCGGGACTCGTTCGAGCTGCCACTGGACTGGTCGCTGATCTCGGGCTTCAACCGCGAGGTGCTGCGGGAGCTGGCCAGGGGGGTGCCGTTCGGCACGGTGGTGGGGTACGGCGATCTGGCGGGGCGGGTCGGTCAGCCCGGCGCCGCGCAGGCCGTGGGCATGGCCATGGGCGCCAATCCGCTGCCGGTGGTGGTGCCCTGCCATCGGGTCGTGGAGAGCGGGGGCGGCATCGGCGGTTTCGGGGGCGGGCTGGAGGCGAAGAGGCGGCTGCTCGCCCTGGAGGGTGTGCTGCCCGAGCCGCTGTTCTGA
- a CDS encoding VOC family protein — MTHQETRLDHVVLWVSDPVAAAHFYEKAVGLEPVRLADFSAGEAPFPSVRVNRETILDLMPRSKANRMSMLPGAAESSGHPVNHVCLSLTAAAFDTLLDRLREQSVPVSDVSHDSFGARGPAKRSFYFRDPDGNVFEARHYD, encoded by the coding sequence ATGACGCACCAAGAAACCCGGCTCGACCATGTCGTCCTGTGGGTGAGCGATCCCGTCGCCGCCGCGCACTTCTACGAGAAAGCCGTGGGTCTGGAGCCGGTCAGGCTCGCCGACTTCTCGGCGGGCGAAGCGCCCTTCCCCTCGGTACGCGTCAACCGGGAGACGATCCTCGACCTCATGCCGCGGTCCAAGGCGAACCGCATGTCGATGCTCCCCGGCGCCGCCGAGAGTTCCGGCCACCCCGTCAACCACGTCTGCCTGTCCCTGACCGCGGCCGCCTTCGACACGCTTCTGGACCGCCTGCGGGAGCAGTCCGTGCCGGTGTCGGACGTCTCGCACGACTCCTTCGGGGCGCGTGGCCCGGCCAAGCGCAGCTTCTACTTCCGCGACCCGGACGGCAACGTCTTCGAGGCCCGGCACTACGACTGA
- a CDS encoding pseudouridine-5'-phosphate glycosidase, producing the protein MVLMVSEEVREALAAGRPVVALESTIIAHGLPRPRNLLVARELEALVRREGAVPATIAVLDGKPRVGLDKEQLERVANEDGIRKLGHRDLPLAVAAGASGATTVSATALLAALAGVRVFATGGLGGVHREWTVTQDESADLGLLARTRITVVCAGVKSILDVPATLQRLETLGVAVAGYGTDRFPGFYLSDSGHPVDWRLDSPEQVARVMRAQDAVGGPESALIVANPVPEDEQLDPGVHARVLDEALRACEEAGVTGQGITPFLLDHLVRHTDGASLEANLAAVRGNVRLAARVAAAWAAAA; encoded by the coding sequence GTGGTGCTCATGGTGTCGGAAGAGGTACGGGAGGCGCTCGCGGCGGGTCGGCCGGTGGTGGCCCTGGAGTCCACGATCATCGCCCACGGACTCCCCCGGCCGCGCAATCTCCTGGTGGCACGGGAGCTGGAGGCCTTGGTGCGACGGGAGGGCGCGGTTCCGGCGACGATCGCCGTGCTGGACGGGAAGCCGCGGGTCGGCCTGGACAAGGAGCAGCTGGAGCGGGTCGCGAACGAGGACGGCATCCGCAAGCTGGGCCACCGTGATCTGCCGCTCGCGGTGGCCGCGGGGGCGAGCGGGGCGACGACGGTGTCGGCGACCGCGCTCCTCGCGGCGCTCGCGGGGGTCCGGGTGTTCGCCACCGGCGGGCTCGGGGGTGTGCACCGGGAGTGGACCGTCACCCAGGACGAGTCGGCCGACCTGGGGCTGCTGGCACGCACCCGGATCACCGTGGTGTGCGCGGGGGTGAAGTCGATCCTGGACGTGCCGGCGACCCTGCAGCGGCTGGAGACCCTGGGAGTGGCGGTCGCCGGGTACGGGACGGACCGCTTCCCCGGCTTCTACCTGTCGGACTCGGGACATCCCGTGGACTGGCGGCTGGACAGCCCGGAGCAGGTGGCCCGGGTCATGCGGGCGCAGGACGCGGTGGGCGGGCCGGAATCTGCGCTGATCGTGGCCAACCCGGTGCCGGAGGACGAGCAGCTGGATCCCGGGGTGCACGCGCGGGTGCTCGACGAGGCGCTGCGGGCGTGCGAGGAGGCCGGGGTCACCGGCCAGGGAATCACCCCGTTCCTGCTGGACCACCTGGTGCGGCACACCGACGGCGCCTCCCTGGAGGCCAATCTGGCGGCGGTGCGGGGCAATGTGCGGCTGGCGGCCCGGGTGGCGGCGGCCTGGGCCGCCGCGGCGTGA
- a CDS encoding carbohydrate kinase family protein: protein MGRRGVTGRARDGALLVVGDVITDVVARHPGSLAAGTDTAAVIRTVPGGAGANVACWAAHRGGCEVRLLGRVGSDAAAWHERELIACGVRPRLVVDDEVPTGTVVCLVDGQAEAERTFLTDSGASLRLGPEDWSDMLLDGVARLHLSGYLLFGDSSRALVAVALKAAAARGIPVSTDPASAGFLARLGPDRFLSLVEGVEVLLPSRDEACLLTGRSDVADAAARLSRRIPLVVVKQGAEGALLARSGEVWARVPAVPVTPRDTTGAGDAFTGAFLAALLAGAMPEKAAEEGCRAGARAVERTGARPPARG, encoded by the coding sequence CTGGGCCGCCGCGGCGTGACCGGAAGGGCGCGGGACGGGGCGTTGCTGGTCGTCGGGGACGTGATCACGGACGTGGTCGCGCGGCACCCGGGCTCCCTCGCCGCGGGCACGGACACCGCGGCCGTGATCCGCACGGTGCCTGGTGGGGCGGGCGCGAACGTGGCCTGCTGGGCCGCGCACCGGGGTGGCTGCGAGGTGCGCCTGCTGGGACGGGTGGGCTCGGACGCGGCGGCGTGGCACGAACGGGAGTTGATCGCCTGCGGCGTGCGCCCGCGGCTGGTCGTGGACGACGAGGTGCCGACGGGGACGGTCGTCTGCCTGGTCGACGGGCAGGCGGAGGCCGAGCGGACCTTCCTCACGGACAGTGGAGCGTCGCTGCGGCTCGGCCCCGAGGACTGGTCGGACATGCTGCTGGACGGGGTGGCGCGGCTGCATCTGTCGGGTTACCTGCTGTTCGGCGACAGCAGCCGGGCCCTTGTGGCGGTGGCGCTGAAGGCGGCAGCGGCGCGCGGGATTCCGGTGAGTACGGACCCGGCGTCGGCCGGGTTCCTCGCCCGGCTGGGTCCGGACCGTTTCCTGTCGCTGGTGGAGGGCGTGGAAGTGCTGCTGCCCAGCCGGGACGAGGCGTGCCTGCTGACGGGTCGCTCCGACGTGGCGGACGCGGCGGCGCGGCTGAGCCGGCGGATCCCCTTGGTGGTGGTCAAGCAGGGCGCGGAGGGTGCGCTGCTGGCGCGGTCCGGCGAGGTGTGGGCCCGTGTGCCGGCCGTGCCGGTGACGCCCCGGGACACCACCGGTGCCGGAGACGCCTTCACGGGAGCCTTCCTCGCGGCCCTGCTCGCGGGCGCGATGCCCGAGAAGGCGGCCGAGGAGGGGTGCCGGGCGGGAGCTCGGGCGGTGGAGCGGACCGGAGCACGGCCGCCGGCCCGCGGCTGA
- a CDS encoding magnesium and cobalt transport protein CorA: protein MSMAGNLRKVRGLGRVGRLRGLARRRPRVDLSHPARSPLGSSVVNCVTYRDGHRVSVPGEAADAVTWVRESGEGFVWLGLHEPTSREFAGIAELFDLHPLAVEDAVEAHQRPKLERYGETLFAVFKTVCYVEHEELTANSEVVDTGEIMVFVGPDFVVTVRHGRHGSLGPLREGLESDPGRLGQGPSTVLHAIADQVVDDYLSVTDSVQEDMDRVETDVFAEHGARVDPGRIYQLKRELLELKRAVVPLGRPLEELATRPSRVIAPDIQAYFRDVADHLQRATEQIAAFDELINSILQAHLARVTVAQNEDMRKITAWAAIVAVPTMVCGMYGMNFDHMPELHWRYGYGMVIAVISVACVLLHRAFRRSGWL, encoded by the coding sequence ATGTCGATGGCAGGGAATCTGCGGAAGGTCAGGGGTCTGGGCCGGGTCGGCAGGCTGCGCGGGCTGGCGCGCCGCCGTCCCCGGGTCGATCTGAGCCACCCCGCCCGGTCCCCACTGGGCTCCTCGGTGGTCAACTGCGTGACCTACCGGGACGGTCACCGCGTCTCCGTGCCCGGGGAGGCGGCCGACGCCGTCACGTGGGTCCGTGAGAGCGGGGAAGGGTTCGTCTGGCTGGGGCTGCACGAGCCGACGAGCCGGGAGTTCGCCGGCATCGCCGAGCTGTTCGACCTGCACCCGCTGGCGGTGGAGGACGCCGTCGAGGCCCACCAGCGGCCCAAGCTGGAGCGGTACGGCGAGACGCTGTTCGCCGTGTTCAAGACGGTCTGCTACGTCGAACACGAGGAACTGACCGCGAACAGCGAGGTGGTGGACACCGGCGAGATCATGGTCTTCGTCGGCCCCGACTTCGTGGTGACCGTGCGCCACGGGCGGCACGGCTCGCTGGGACCGCTGCGCGAAGGGCTGGAATCCGATCCCGGGAGGCTGGGCCAGGGACCGTCCACGGTGCTGCACGCCATCGCGGACCAAGTGGTCGACGACTATCTGAGCGTGACCGATTCAGTCCAGGAGGACATGGACCGGGTCGAGACGGATGTGTTCGCGGAGCACGGCGCCCGGGTCGATCCGGGCCGCATCTACCAGCTCAAGCGCGAACTGCTGGAGCTGAAGCGGGCGGTGGTGCCGCTCGGCAGGCCGCTTGAGGAGCTGGCCACCCGGCCGAGCCGGGTGATCGCCCCGGACATACAGGCGTACTTCCGCGACGTCGCCGACCATCTGCAGCGGGCGACGGAACAGATAGCGGCGTTCGACGAGTTGATCAACTCGATCCTCCAGGCCCATCTGGCGCGGGTCACGGTCGCCCAGAACGAGGACATGCGGAAGATCACCGCCTGGGCGGCGATCGTCGCGGTGCCCACCATGGTGTGCGGCATGTACGGCATGAACTTCGACCACATGCCGGAGCTGCACTGGCGGTACGGCTACGGCATGGTCATCGCGGTGATATCCGTGGCGTGCGTGCTGCTCCACCGGGCGTTCCGGCGCAGCGGCTGGCTGTGA
- a CDS encoding CBS domain-containing protein — protein MTTAGDIMHRGAQWIPAHETLDRAAQLMRELNVGALPISDENERLCGILTDRDIVVGCVAMGHDPARVTAGEMAKGTPRWIASDADIDDVLNEMRTHQIRRLPVIDDKRLVGMISEADLAQHLTDEQIAAFVESVYARSASG, from the coding sequence ATGACCACCGCCGGAGACATCATGCACCGCGGCGCCCAGTGGATCCCCGCGCACGAAACCCTCGACCGCGCGGCACAGTTGATGCGCGAGCTGAACGTCGGCGCGCTGCCCATCAGCGACGAGAACGAGCGGCTCTGCGGCATCCTCACCGACCGCGACATCGTCGTCGGCTGCGTCGCCATGGGCCACGACCCCGCCCGGGTCACCGCGGGCGAGATGGCCAAGGGCACGCCACGCTGGATCGCGTCCGACGCCGACATCGACGACGTGCTCAACGAGATGCGGACCCACCAGATCCGCCGCCTGCCCGTCATCGACGACAAGCGCCTCGTCGGCATGATCAGCGAGGCCGACCTGGCCCAGCACCTGACGGACGAGCAGATCGCCGCCTTCGTCGAGAGCGTCTACGCCCGGTCCGCCTCGGGCTGA
- a CDS encoding uridine kinase, which yields MRLEAITWDRLVDLLAERLLELETADGAPWPRVALDGAPAARPGDLAERLAEALRAGGRPSLVVGTDGFLRPASVRLEYGHQDLESYYGGWYDTGALWREVFDPLGPGGSGRVLPDLWDPATDRATRSPYVQLPPGGVLLLHGPLLLRHWFPFDLSVHLLLSTGALRRRTPEAEHWTLPAFERYEEETDPAATADVLVRADDPRRPAWRG from the coding sequence GTGCGACTCGAAGCGATCACCTGGGACCGGCTCGTCGACCTGCTCGCCGAGCGCCTGCTGGAGCTCGAGACGGCCGACGGCGCCCCCTGGCCCCGCGTCGCCCTCGACGGTGCCCCGGCCGCCCGCCCGGGCGACCTCGCCGAACGCCTCGCCGAGGCACTGCGCGCGGGGGGCCGCCCCAGCCTGGTCGTGGGCACGGACGGCTTCCTGCGCCCCGCCTCGGTCCGGCTCGAATACGGCCACCAGGACCTGGAGTCCTACTACGGCGGCTGGTACGACACCGGCGCCCTGTGGCGTGAGGTGTTCGACCCGCTCGGGCCCGGCGGCAGCGGGCGGGTGCTGCCCGACCTCTGGGACCCGGCCACCGACCGCGCCACCCGCAGCCCTTACGTCCAACTGCCACCCGGTGGCGTGCTGTTGCTGCACGGACCGCTTCTGCTGCGTCACTGGTTCCCCTTCGATCTGAGTGTCCACCTCCTCCTCTCAACCGGTGCGCTGCGCCGCCGCACCCCCGAGGCCGAGCACTGGACGCTCCCCGCCTTCGAGCGCTACGAGGAGGAGACCGACCCGGCCGCCACGGCCGACGTGCTGGTGCGGGCCGACGACCCCCGCCGTCCGGCCTGGCGCGGCTGA
- a CDS encoding DUF1772 domain-containing protein has translation MGDGPYLVLTMLGVLGTGVVAGVFCAFSTFVMRGLAAVPPARGVAAMQAINVAAVRAPFMLVFLGSTVLCAVLTAVTCVVWPDEGAVASLVGGALYLCGSFGLTVVAHIPRNDRLARLEADSAEAAAYWPVYVRGWTRWNHVRALASAGAALAYLLALTG, from the coding sequence ATGGGCGACGGGCCGTATCTGGTGCTGACGATGCTGGGTGTGCTCGGGACCGGGGTGGTGGCCGGGGTGTTCTGCGCGTTCTCGACGTTCGTGATGCGAGGGCTCGCGGCGGTGCCGCCGGCGCGGGGCGTGGCCGCGATGCAGGCGATCAACGTGGCGGCGGTGCGAGCGCCGTTCATGCTGGTGTTCCTCGGCTCGACGGTGCTGTGCGCGGTGCTGACGGCGGTGACGTGCGTGGTGTGGCCGGACGAGGGGGCGGTCGCGTCGCTGGTGGGCGGTGCCCTGTACCTGTGCGGGTCGTTCGGGCTGACCGTGGTGGCGCACATACCCCGCAACGACCGGCTGGCCCGGCTGGAGGCGGACAGCGCGGAGGCCGCCGCGTACTGGCCGGTGTACGTGCGCGGGTGGACCCGGTGGAACCACGTCCGCGCCCTGGCCTCCGCCGGTGCGGCGCTGGCGTACCTCCTCGCCCTCACCGGTTGA